The DNA region GCGCAGCCGCAGGGCTGCTCGCCGATCGCGACGGCCATTATCGACAAGGCCGAAGGCATCAAGCCCGTGAAACCGAACACGATCGCCAAGTCGCTGGCCATCGGCAACCCCGCCGACGGCTATTATGCCAAGGACGTGATCACTCAAAGCGGCGGTACCGCGGGCATGGCCTCCGACGACGAAGTGCGCGAAGGCATCAAACTGCTCGCGCGCACCGAAGGTATCTTCACCGAAACCGCGGGCGGCGTGACTGTCGCTGTGGCGAAAAAACTTATCGAGCAGGGCGTGATTCCCAAGAACGAAACCGTGGTGCTCACCATCACCGGCAACGGCCTGAAGACGCAGGAAGCGATTCAGGACGTGGTCGGCCAGCCCACGCTGATCGAGCCTTCGCTGGATGCCTTCGAAAAAAGTGTTTTGGACAAGTCGGCGGTCAAAGCCTGATCTGCTATAATGACCGCCCATCTAATTAAAAGGAGCTTGTGACATGGCCGTTAAAGTAAGGATTCCGACCCCGCTGCAAAAGCTGACCCGCCAGAACGCGCTGGTGGAAGTGAGCGCCGGCAGCATCCGTCAGACCATCGAGGCGCTGGAGAAAGATTATCCCGGCATCAAGGAGCGCATCTGCGACGAGGCGGGGAAGATCCGCCGGTTCGTGAACGTGTATCTCAACGAAGAAGACATCCGTTTTTTAAGCCAGGAAGAAACAACGGTCAAGGACGGCGACGAGATTTCCATCGTCCCCGCGATTGCCGGGGGGTAAGCCCGTGGCCAAAAAAGCCTACCATCTCTTTTTCGAACAGAAACTCATCAAAGAACCCATCATGTACGTGGTCGCGCGTGACCATAACCTTCTTTTAAACATTCGCCGCGCCAAAATTACCGCGGAAGTCGGCGACGCCACCATCGAGCTCGAAGGCGACGAGGCCAACATCAAAAAGGCCGAGGACGCATTCCGCGCAAAGGGCGTCAAAGTCGTTTCCGTGCTGGGCGACATCGTCGAAGGATAATATGACCGAAAAAACCGGAACCGGAACGTCCGCTCTGATCGAATCATTGAAGGCCCGCGTGCTGGAAGGCGGGGAAGTCGGCTTCGACGAGGCCATGAAGCTCATCGAAATCGAAAACGGGTCCGAGGATTTTGACGCGCTGCTGGAAGCTGCCCGCGAGATCACCTTCCGTTTAAATACCCGCGAACCCGGCCTTTGCTCGCTCATCAATGCCAAAAGCAACCTGTGCGGCGAAGACTGCGGCTTTTGTTCGCAGTCGGTGCGCTTTGATACGCGCGTTGATACGTACAAGCTTATGGCGACGGACGACGTCGTGAAGGCCGCCAAGGATTTCGAGAAAAAAGGCACGCAGAATTTCTGCATCGTGACGAGCGGCGCCCAGCTTAACGACGAGGAATTCGAACAGATCCTGGAGATCTACAAGCGCCTCGGCGAAGAAACGTCGCTCAATCTCGACGGCTCGCTCGGCTTTCTGACGCCCGAGCGCGTGGAGCGCCTGAAGGCCGTGGGCCTGCGGCGCTTCAACAGCAATCTCCAGAGTTCGCGCGAATTTTATCCCAAGATCGTTTCCACGCACACCTACGACAAGCGCCTCGAGACGCTGAAGGCCCTGCAGGACGGCAACATGGAAATCTGTTCGGGCGGCATTCTCGGCATGGGCGAGACGCGCGAAGACCGCGTGAAGCTCGCTTTCGAGCTGAAGCCTTACGCGCCGCATTGCCTTCCCATGAACGTCCTTAATCCCCGCCCCGGCACGCCGCTGGAAAATGTCCCGAAGCAGGACCCGGCGGAAATGGTGAAGACCATCGCGGTGTTCCGGTTCATCCACCCCAAATCCAACATCAAGCTCGCGGGCGGCAGGGAAATCAACCTGGGCGACGAATACCAGGAGCTGGCGCTTCGCGGCGGGGCCAACGGCCTTATCACGGGGGGCTACCTGACGACCGAAGGCAATCCGGTCCACAAGGACATCGAAATGCTCCGCCGCAATGGCTTCGAAGTCCCTCCTCCCAAATCCACGCCGAAAAGCTCATAACCAGGCCCGTCCCGGCCCGCCCGGAGGTTCTTTGGAAAACACGCTGGCGGGAAAAACCCTTTTGATCACGGGCGGCACAAGCCGTCTGGGAAGCGCCTTCGTGCGTAATGCCCGCCGGCGCGGGGGCTCGGTTTTCTTTACTTATCACAAAGCTTCGGACAAAGCCGCGGAACTGGAAGCTCTGGGCGCGCGCGGATTCATGCTCGATCTAGGCGACACCGCGGCCATCGACGTCTTTGCCCGCGAGTTCAAGGCCCAATCCGGCGGCGGGCTGGACGTCTTGATCCACAACGCCGCGGCCACGCGCGACGCGCTCTTGCGTGACATGACCGAAGAAGATTGGGACCACGTCATGCGCGTGGATCTCAAGGCCCCGTATTATTTGACGAAAAAAGTCCTGTCGCTTCTTTTCAAGCGGACGCCGAGCAAGATTTTCATGATTACCAGCCGCGCGGGGCTGCAGGGCGGCGTCGGCCTGGGCAGTTATGCGGCCGCGAAGGCTGGACTTATCGCCCTCGCAAAATCTCTCGCGCAGGAACTCGGAAAAAAGCAGGTCCTCGTCAACGCGGTGAATCCCGGCTTTATGATTTCCGGCATGACTGAAAACCTGGCGGACGAGATCAAAGAAAGAAATAAAAACGAAAGCCCCCTGGCTGTTTTTTCCGATCCCGAAGAAGTGGCGGATTTTCTCGCGCACCTCTCTTCAGACGCGATGAAGCAGGTGACGGGCCAGATTTTCCATTTCGAATCGCGGAACACGCGGGCGTTCTAGGTGCTCTAAATGGCATTTAAAAAAAGAATCGTCATCACGGGCGCGGGCGCAATCACGCCGATCGGCGTCGACGTCCCGTCCTTCTGGGACCATTTGAAGCGCGGGGTGTGCGGCATCGACACCATTACCCAGTTCAACGTCAGCCGTTTTCCCGTGAAGCGCGGCTTCGAGGTGCGCGGCTTTCACGCACGCGATCACGGCACGCATCTCCTCGATCCTTTCATCCAGTATGCCGTCGGCGCCGCGGACGAAGCCCTCATCGGATCGGGCCTCAAAGTCAAAGACATCGATCCTTACCGCATTGGCATGTCGGTCAGCTCCAGCAAAGGCGGCGTGCACACGATCGACCGCTTCGGCGACCGTTTGCGCGAAACGCCGAGCGCGATCCTGGGCGCGCGCGTTTATACGAGCGCGGTCCCGAACTTCGCGGCTCAGTGGATCGCGCGGCGCTGGGAGCTGCAGGGCGCGGCCAAATGCTACGTGGCTGCGTGCGCGACGGGCACGGTCGCCGTCATTGAAGGCGCGCACATGATTTCCGAAGGTATGATCGATTACTGCATCGCGGGCGCGAGCGACGCTTCCCTTGTTCCTCTCATGCTCGCCGGTTACCGTCAGATGAACGTCATGGCCGAGCAAGACATCCTGCCTTTTGACAAACGCCGCGACGGATTCCTGGTCGGAGAAGGCGCAGGCGTCGTGCTGCTCGAGACCTACGAAAGCGCGAAGGCGCGCGGCGCTAAAATTTACGCGGAAATCCTGGGGCACGGCTACGGCAACGACGCGGGACGCGACGGCGTGCGCTTCCAGGAATCGGAAAATGCGCTTTCCCGCACGGTCGGAAGCGCTTTGAAAAGCGCGTCCATTGCCGCGCAGGACGTGGATTATGTGAATCTCCACGGCACGGGCACCACGGCCGGCGATCTCTACGAAACGAGGCAGATGAAGCACGCGTTCGGTGCCCGCGCGCAGCAGATCCCCATGAGCTCGACCAAATCCATGACCGGCCACATGCTCGGTGCGTCCGGCGCGGTAGAAATCATCGCGTGCCTGGGCGCGCTAGACCAGGGCTTTCTCCCTCCGACCGCCAATCTTTCCCAGCCGGATCCGGAATGCGACCTGGATTACGTGGCGCTGGTTTCCCGGCCGGCCTGTCCCAAGACCGTGCTCTCGGTTTCCATGGGATTCGGCGGCCACGTGGCGGCGATCGTCCTGGGCAAGCCATGAACCCTTCCGACACCTTTTTTCAAGAACGGCTTGAGCACCTGAGAGAGAACGATCTCTACCGCAAAATCCGTTCGCTGGAAATGCTCGAAGGCAACCTTCGGCGGCTTGACGGCAAGGAAGTGCTCCTTTTCTGCGGCAACGATTATCTCGGGCTTTCGCGGCATCCGCGCGTCGTGCGCGCCTTCCAGGTCGCGGCCGGCGAATATGGCGTGGGGTCCGGCGCGGCACGGCTTGTAGCGGGAGGAATTTCGGTGCACGAAGCCCTCGAGAAAAAAATCGCGGCCGTTAAACGGAAAGAAAAGGCGCTGCTTTTTTCCGCGGGTTATCTCGCGAATCTGGGCGCGATTGCGGGGCTTGCCACGCATGACGACGTTGTCATCATGGATAAGCTTTGCCACGCGTCGCTGATCGACGCGGCACGCCTTTCCGGCGCGCAGGTCCGGATTTTCCCCCACAAAAATTACGAACGCTGCGAAGAAATCCTCAAGCTCTCCGGCGCTTTCAAAAAACGCGTGCTGGTCACGGATTCGGTTTTCAGCATGGACGGCGATCTCGCGGACCTGAAAGAGCTCACGCGGCTGAAGCAGACTTATGACGCGCTGCTCATCGTCGACGACGCGCACGCCACCGGAGTTCTCGGGAAAGAAGGGCAGGGCGCCTGCGAAAATTGGGAGGACAAAATCGACGTGATCACCGGCACGCTGTCCAAAGCCATCGGAGGCCTGGGAGGATTCATGGCCGCGTCGGAAATTCTGGTGGATTACGCCGTGAATCATGCCCGGCCATTTATTTTTGCCACGTCCCTGCCGCCCGCGCTCTGCGCCGCGGCCCTCGAAGCGCTGTATATAATAGAAAGCGAACCGGAATTAAGGGACCGTCTTTGGAAAAACGTCGGACGAATGCAGCAATGTCTAGACAAGTCTGGTTTTGAAATGACTTCAGGTTTTCCGATATTTCCCGTTATCTTAGGGGAA from Verrucomicrobiia bacterium includes:
- a CDS encoding NIL domain-containing protein — translated: MAKKAYHLFFEQKLIKEPIMYVVARDHNLLLNIRRAKITAEVGDATIELEGDEANIKKAEDAFRAKGVKVVSVLGDIVEG
- a CDS encoding MoaD/ThiS family protein, with the protein product MAVKVRIPTPLQKLTRQNALVEVSAGSIRQTIEALEKDYPGIKERICDEAGKIRRFVNVYLNEEDIRFLSQEETTVKDGDEISIVPAIAGG
- a CDS encoding beta-ketoacyl-[acyl-carrier-protein] synthase family protein — protein: MAFKKRIVITGAGAITPIGVDVPSFWDHLKRGVCGIDTITQFNVSRFPVKRGFEVRGFHARDHGTHLLDPFIQYAVGAADEALIGSGLKVKDIDPYRIGMSVSSSKGGVHTIDRFGDRLRETPSAILGARVYTSAVPNFAAQWIARRWELQGAAKCYVAACATGTVAVIEGAHMISEGMIDYCIAGASDASLVPLMLAGYRQMNVMAEQDILPFDKRRDGFLVGEGAGVVLLETYESAKARGAKIYAEILGHGYGNDAGRDGVRFQESENALSRTVGSALKSASIAAQDVDYVNLHGTGTTAGDLYETRQMKHAFGARAQQIPMSSTKSMTGHMLGASGAVEIIACLGALDQGFLPPTANLSQPDPECDLDYVALVSRPACPKTVLSVSMGFGGHVAAIVLGKP
- the bioB gene encoding biotin synthase BioB, whose translation is MTEKTGTGTSALIESLKARVLEGGEVGFDEAMKLIEIENGSEDFDALLEAAREITFRLNTREPGLCSLINAKSNLCGEDCGFCSQSVRFDTRVDTYKLMATDDVVKAAKDFEKKGTQNFCIVTSGAQLNDEEFEQILEIYKRLGEETSLNLDGSLGFLTPERVERLKAVGLRRFNSNLQSSREFYPKIVSTHTYDKRLETLKALQDGNMEICSGGILGMGETREDRVKLAFELKPYAPHCLPMNVLNPRPGTPLENVPKQDPAEMVKTIAVFRFIHPKSNIKLAGGREINLGDEYQELALRGGANGLITGGYLTTEGNPVHKDIEMLRRNGFEVPPPKSTPKSS
- a CDS encoding SDR family oxidoreductase, whose translation is MENTLAGKTLLITGGTSRLGSAFVRNARRRGGSVFFTYHKASDKAAELEALGARGFMLDLGDTAAIDVFAREFKAQSGGGLDVLIHNAAATRDALLRDMTEEDWDHVMRVDLKAPYYLTKKVLSLLFKRTPSKIFMITSRAGLQGGVGLGSYAAAKAGLIALAKSLAQELGKKQVLVNAVNPGFMISGMTENLADEIKERNKNESPLAVFSDPEEVADFLAHLSSDAMKQVTGQIFHFESRNTRAF
- a CDS encoding 8-amino-7-oxononanoate synthase, whose amino-acid sequence is MNPSDTFFQERLEHLRENDLYRKIRSLEMLEGNLRRLDGKEVLLFCGNDYLGLSRHPRVVRAFQVAAGEYGVGSGAARLVAGGISVHEALEKKIAAVKRKEKALLFSAGYLANLGAIAGLATHDDVVIMDKLCHASLIDAARLSGAQVRIFPHKNYERCEEILKLSGAFKKRVLVTDSVFSMDGDLADLKELTRLKQTYDALLIVDDAHATGVLGKEGQGACENWEDKIDVITGTLSKAIGGLGGFMAASEILVDYAVNHARPFIFATSLPPALCAAALEALYIIESEPELRDRLWKNVGRMQQCLDKSGFEMTSGFPIFPVILGEEKIALETSKTLMEGGILVPAIRYPTVAKGKARLRVTVNSLHREEDFSKFGRLLASIKKRVFLDPV